In Fusarium falciforme chromosome 9, complete sequence, the sequence AGGAACAGAGATGGGGTTTTTTATATACTggccgatgatggagaggcGTTCTGGGACCACTGCTGATGATGTCTATTGTTCATTTACGGGCTTTACTTGTTCTTTAACTGCTCGTTTGTATGCATGAATCTGCGCCTGAACAATCCGTTTTCTCTACAAACGAAGGGGTGCTACTCGGAGTTTCTCTTTGTTTTCGCCGAGACGGGCTCCCATGTTTAATACCAATGAACAGATCCATAGCATTATTATCGAGAGTAGACAAAGGTTTAAGAACAATGGTGAcatttttttcttgttcaaGAACATTGGTTGGATCTGTAAGAGAAACGGCACAACTAAACCAGCCATTTTGGGCCATGAGAAGGCTTCAACATGCTCCTATTGAGGCCACAACTCACGATAGCAGTCCTAGATTGGTAAGGGGAGTACAATTCAAAAGGCCTGGAGTCCTAAAGCATATCAATTTCAACGGTATGACGGGACCACCCGAGGGTTTGTTCTCATGACGGCCCGGTATCAACGTGACAAGCCCGCATTACACTTGACATCTCTGTGAAATGATGTCTCTTCACAAAGCCCCCTTACCTAGTATGACTCCCCCATTCCTGATCATGCCCGTGAGCCCCCACCAAACACTTGTCGTTGACGGCGGTACTTGTCAGCATGCAGCCGCGCCAGACGTTGACGACAATAGTAGTTGGTGCAATACCTGCCATACGGCCACTCAATAAGCTGAGCCATCCGCCGGTTCTCCCATTTCATGCCTCCTTTGCATGCCCCGTACGTCCGGGCCTCGGTGTTCCCTGCCTCCGAGCACATGTAGTAGGTCATTGTTATCTCGTGCTGTTGGTGGCAGGCGGGACATATGTCGTAGTATACGAACCCTTGACACATTTTTTCTCGGTATCAGTATTTGGTGATCTGTCTAAAGATTTTGGTGTGGTTATGTTAATTAAGGCACTGTAGTTGTCGTTGAAACTTCTATTTACGCCCGGACGGTCTACACGACTGGAACAAGGAGTATTTATACTCAATCCTACGCTGTGATTTAGCTCTTTCAATTTATTAACTCAATATTTCTAATGTTCTGAAGAGTAGCAGGTGATCGTTTAGTTACGTGGGCTGAGACTAAAGACTGGAGTGGGCAACGGTGAGTAAGGTATGCCTTTCATCTCTAACGACCAAAATACATGGACAGCACACTCTAGTGAAAGCAAACTCATGCCAGAGTACTAAAAGATCAGTAAACGTAAGTCAGAGCCTTTATCAATACGTAATGAGACCGAATCTGCAACCTTAAGAAACCTCACACAGCTTCAGGGTAGGCCGCAAACCACGACAGCATTCACTCTAACACACGAGTGATAGTGAATCACCTATGACATTCATCTAATCACGCTATAACTCTACTGGACACGTAAGTATATGCAGACTGCCTTCAAGCTCTGGCCTTGCTCTTGTCGGCACGATACAACCTCGTAAAAGCACCCGCTTCATCAGCCAACAACTCCATCGGAGCGCCAAACTCAACGAGAGCACCCTTATCCAGCACTGCAaccttgtcaaagtcgagTAGTGTATCAAGGCGATGGGCgatcatgatgatggtgcaGTCTGAAAACTCTGATCTGATGACCTCTTGAATCCTGGCGTCAGTCTGTGTATCAACGCTGGAAAAATCTGTTAGTGAAAAGGAGACTCGACTGTGGCTTCAAACAAATACTCACCTGCTTGTAGGTTCGTCTAGAATGAGTAGAGAGCTCTTCTTTAGCAAAGCGCGAGCAAGACAGAAGAGTTGTCGCTGTCCGTGTGAGAGAAAGTTCTCGTCCATCTTTTCATCAAGGGGCTCCTTGTCTTCGCCAACCTTGGCTTGAATGACAGACCAAATACCAACCCTTTCCAGAGCATTCTTGATCTCTCCATCAGAGTATTTGTTCAGAGGATCGGCGTTGAACCTGATGGTGTCACTGAAGAGAAACGGGTCTTGGGTCAAGCAGCTGAGTCGCTGGCGGATCAAAGACCTGGGAATGACAGAGATGTCCTCGCCGTCCAAAGCGATCTGACCGTTGACGATCTCGGCCATTCTGAGCAGAGCTTGCACAAACGAGCTCTTCCCACTGCCGCTTCGGCCGCACAACCCAAGCTTTTCTCCGTGGTTGACGCTGAACGTGAGCCCGCGAAGGACAGGCTCGGCGGTTTGTCTGTCCAGTCAGTATTAATACCATGGTTTAATCTCGTAGAACTTACTCATACTGGACATCTAAGTCCTTGACTTCCAGCCTCCCTGTACTTGGCCATGCTTCTCCTGGTTGCTTATCCTCTCCTGGCTTCTGCTCATTGGGCGCATCCGAAGAAAAGGCGCGAATGCGTGTGATGGCTCCTAACGAAGTCTCCAATATGGACCAGTACAAAATGATGCCTTTCATGTTGGCTCCAAGACGCATCATGTTGACAAGTGCGATACCAAGGAGAGAAGGGTTAATCTTTTCCCGCAGAGTAACAGCAAAGACGACGAGAATGACGGTCAAGAAAGCAACAACCATGTCCAGAACAAGTGTCAACCATCGCTGGATGCAGTTGAGGAGATAAGAAGGCTTCTGTGCATCATCAAGTCGAAGGAGTACTTTGTCAGTATACGGCTGAATCCAACCAAACGCTCTGATAGTCGCGAGACCATTGATTGACTCGAGGAAATGCGAAAACAAAGGAGCCTTGTGTTCAATCCTGGAAACAGGTGAGTACTAATAGCAATTGTCGGTAGATGGGATCATACTCCAAAAGTCTAAGTTGCTTCGAGGTTCGAACATAGAAGCGCTGAATCAAAACGAGGACGCCGATAACGAAGGGGATGGAGACGGCGAACCAGCCAacggcggcgatggcgaggccGGCAGCTCCGAAGCATGAGGCGACCTCTACAAACCGTTAGCTGCTTCCAACTCGAGCCATAATTCTCTTACCGAAAAGGAAGATGGATAGAGAGAGGGGCAAGACCGTGTCAACAAGCCGCAGATCTTGACTGAATCTACTAGTCGTCAGTAAGTCCTGAGTTTCTATGGGCGAAGCTTATACCTGTTAATCAGCGACCCAGCCTCACTGTTATTGAGAAACGACATCGGTGCACTAAAAATAACATTAGGACAAGTTAACCAGGCCCGAGGAGGCACCTACCTCATGGCTGCATCCAAGAGCCGACGGTGAAGCGTCTTCCCGCTCGTGGGACCAACAACGAGAAGAAACAATCTGGGGATATTATCAACGATTTGATCCTTTCTTAAACTTCCAGAACTTACGCAATGGCCATAGTGATGAGTAGTCCTtcgagaagagacaagaCACCATAGATGCTCAGCCAATATCCCACATCTGAACTATCGCGGCCTTTGCCATCACCCCACCAGGTGATCCAGACATCTGAGACGCTGCTGTTAGCAAGAGAAGCAGACTTAGAATACTGAACTCTTACATCTAAAAGAAGCAATGACACCTTGGGCGACAATCAGAAAGACCTGCATAGTGTTGTTGTGTCCTCGGATGGCCTTGAAGTAATACATAAAGACGCTCCTGTCACTCGGGGGCTCAGCTTCGTCtttctgctgctgaggctggctTTCGGATCTCTTGGGCTCGGAAGGACTGTCGCTGGATGAAGAGGGGTCACTGTCGCTTTCATCAAAGTGACTCGAAATGTCGAGACTCTCCACATATCTCCCTCCAGATCGTAGGTCAGAGAAAGTCCCTTGCTCGATCAGTCTGCCCCCTTTGTCGAGAGCAATGACAAAGTCTGACTCCGGTAATCGATGAACTAGATGTAATGAGTACCTCGTTCATCAATTCTACTGCTGGATACTCACCAGCATGGGTTGCTAGAATAATAGTAGTTCCATTCTTTCGAAGAAGTCCATCTCTTCCAAAGACTCGGCTGAAGACGGCCTGCTCTGTCACCTTGTCTAGTCCGCTGAAGACATCATCAAACATGGCCACGGGCTTTCTTGAGTAAACCGCTCGAGCGATTGCCTGGGACACGTCAACTTAAGTCCATTGTTAAGTTGGTGTCAACTCACCAGCCGCTGCTTCTGACCTCCACTGAGCTTGACTCCCTTATCCCCAACCATGGTGAGACCTCCATCAGGAAACCTGCCAAGATCGATTGAAAGATCACAGGCATTCACAACAGTGTCAAACCAAGTGCTGTCGAAACCCTTTGACTCGGCAATGATATTTGCTCGGATCGTTGCATTCATGACCCATGGGGACTGCTCACAGAAGGCGACTTCTGGTGAACTCAGAGACACTCGACCTTTTGAAGATGTTGTTTCACCCAGGATGGCTTTGAGGAAGCTTGATTTGCCTGATCCAACAGGACCAACCACCATGACAAGTGACCCATTCTCATATCGAGGAAAGGCCGTGTTAATGCTGTTGAGAACAGTCTTTTCGCCCCAGTTGAAGTTTCCATCACTAATTGAGATTCGTGAGCCATCCACTCCGACCTTGCCCAAAGTCTTGAGCTCAAACGCTTCGTGTTGTGTTTCAGTATTCTCCTGAGAGGATTTCGGCGAAGGGCCACTCTGATTGTCGTGAATCTGGCGGCGGTCCATCCTCTCCTCGAGAATCAAGAACTCCTGAATCCGCTTAAAGCATCCAAAAGCAGAAAACGAGTTTGGAATGTTGCCCAGAAGATGTGACAGCGGATCCATCATGACGCCCAAGATGGACAAGGCGGTGATTGCCTGAGCAGCTGAGAATGGCTCCCCGCCTCCAAGCTTGGCAGCAATGGCATATGCGCCAAAGGTGATGGCCTCTGTCAGACTTACGTTGCAGTTTGCTAATATCTTCAGGTGAGCATATGATCAACGAAGCGATGGGAGAAGCATACTTATACAGTTGGCGTAAACGCTTATCATGCGGTAACGTTTACCAACTTCAATCTCTTCGTCGCGTTTCTGTGCAATGAGACTATGGAAGCGTTCCGAGTATCCAAGCATCTTGACTGGCTTCATGGAGCTGAGCACCTCGGAGGTGAAGTTGATACGGTCCTGAGTTGCCTTTTGATAGACCATTTGGCGTGGGACCATCAGTTTGCCGATACTACCAGAAAGAATCAAGGAGACTTTTGTTTGTTAGCCAGGGTCATGGTCTTCTGTATAGTTGGACATACTGATTGCTGTAATGATGGGTGCCACGCAAACTGCCCCCAGCTGAGCTGCAAGCATCCACATTGCGATGCCGACTGTGATGGTGTTTGCCCAAGTCTCTACCAGCAGCATGTGAAGCTTTTCCGTAAGCGTCTCAACATCATTACCCATGAGGGTGACGGCCGACGACTCATTGAGGTCATCCGTGGgcagcttcatcatcttgCTGTAGATCAGTGTGATCAAACCACCCCGTACCATGGCACCAGCCCGGAAGGTCAAGTGCTCATACCATGCCGTGATGATCTAACATAATCAGTTACTGTCTAGATATGTGGTCTCAGATATTACTTACAGCTGATCCGATAAAGACCAAAGCAAAGACGCCAATCAAGCCATAACCGAGATTCATAGTAGCTTCGGATGCTGGCATGGTGAGAAAACGCAGGGCATGGCTAACGAGAAAAGGCTGTGAGATGCTGAGAGCAATCATGGCAAGCCGGGGCGGCGTGATGCTGAGAAGCTCCCATTTCAGAACCctgatggtggtgaagaACAAGGAAGGCTTCTTGCTTTTCTGGGTGGCTAAAATATGTTAATCTATGATTACATAGTCTTCATGATAACTTACCTTTCTGCCAAGCCTTGCCAAATCGAAGAGCAAGTTTCTCAGATGAAAGCTTCTCGTAGATCGTAGGCAAGTCATTGTTGGTCAACACAGTAGCCCAGCCCGAAAAGAGGAGCGAGTTCAGCCAGACAAAGAAGCCGCGGCTGAAGGGACCGCTTGTGCTCTCTTTCGAAGGGACATGATCCGCAGTGATCAGAATCTTGCGCTTCTCTATGGTCTCAAGAACCAAAAGAGCGAGCTTAAAGACAGTAGAGGTCGACAAGGTCGCAGCGTAGGAAAGGTTGAGTAGCATGAGCCACTCGGTCCGAAGTCGGGCGGCATCGAAAAGCAGCGAGACGAACAGATAAGCTGTAAGCAGAAAAGATGGACGAATGGACTTGACGTGCTCAATGTGAGCCAAGAGAACAATGGCAAAGGCCGCCAAGAGGTTCAGAACAGCTGCGGCAAGCGAGAAGCGGGTGTTGAGATGCTTGGTAGTGGGCACTAGCGCTACGAGAACCACCTGCAAAGCTGCATAGACGACAGAAGTAACCTAGACGATATTAGACATGCAGCGTGAAAGTCTTGGCAGGTTCATACAAGTTTGGGCGTATAAGTCGCGTGACGCTTTGCCCTGTCTGGGGATCTAAGGAGATAGGCAGCTCGAGGAccagcgaggagaagaaacaGAGCAGAGGGTACAATGCTCATGATACTCTCTTGAAAAGAGACTGTAACCGGATCAGAAGACGCAAACTATCGAGAAGAGCTCTTCTTACGGGTAAAGTCAAAGCCGCCGCGACAGCCCTTAGTCCATACACTAGGCCCGAGGAAGCCATCTTGACAGGCCGTGGAGTTGTAAGACTCCATCGCGAGACGAGCGCGACACTGCTGAAAATAGAGTTCAACTAGACAAGATCAGATGCTGTATAAAATACCGGTCAAAGAATAGAAAAAGGGTCGAAAGATTGGGAATTCGAAGTGGAAGATTGAACCCAATGGGACGGGACGGGGACTGCATTTGCAGGGCAGGGATCTTTAAAGATCTGCCTGTCGACATGCATCCATCAGCTAATCAGCTGCAATAGAGTGACGAGTCCTTCTGCGTAACGCGTAAAAAGTTCCCTCCTAAAGATAATGCGCATGTTTATCCTTGGTCGGTTTGCGAGAAGAAGCGACAAAAGTTCCTCTTAAACCCATTTCTGGAAGGTGGGTGATAAGCGAAGGCAGCCCATATTCTTTGCTAAAAACCACGAGCAATTGTCTAACAGACGTCTATTTGGGTATCCGAGTtgaaagtataaataaaatgtCTTCCTTGCCGATGCGCCTGATACTCTATATCGAAAGTAATTAATTGGTGAGTCGCACTTCTCTCGGCTCGAGTTCTATTGAAGCCGCAGAGGAGCGTCTGGCATGTAGTCTTccgcatcatcttcatcaataTCTCCCGGGTCTTCTCGTGAATGCTTCCTAGGCGGCTTAACAAATAACAGGGCAACCCAAGCAAGCGTACAGAGAAAGCCAATGTAATACCACGGCAGACCCATCCAGAATCCCTTTCGCTTCAGACCTTGGTCGAAACACCAGGCCAGAACCGGACCTGCAATAAAAGACCCTATCACCTCGATCATACCTATCAAAGCATATAATCGAGAAGTAAATTCCGGTGGAACGTAGTGCGTGACGGTTGCGCGTGCGAGAGGACTATCCGCGGCACCGAATGTCCCAAGGAAGAGACCGAACAGGAACAAGACAATATTGTGGCTCATGCCTTGGAAGAAAGCTGCGAAAGCCAGGATACCGGTTGACACACGCGTCAGAAACAGGTCCTTGCCGAAAGGTGTCATTCGAAAGCGAGGCGACACAAGAATGTCGGCAACCTTGGGTAGGCCGCCAAGGATAATGAGGTTGAGGATTCCCAGGGGAGATAGCAGAATGCTAACCTCGGCCAGCTTCCATCCGAAGTGCTTGCTGATGTACTGACCCATGATCGTCATGTAAGCCGCGAACCTAGCATTCTGGATAAAGAAGGTGACGAGGATCATGACGACGCTGAGGTTCTTGAGCATATTCAAAGAGCGGATGAGTTCGTTGAGTCCGTGAGTCATGTGCTCCTTGAAAGTAGTCGGCGTGGCTCTTTCGGCCTGAGCTTTCTGGTTCTTGAGGTTGACGGTCAGAGTCTCTGGGAGAAGGACGAGAGTGACTAGGACGACAGGCACCGTGGTCATGACGAGATAGATGGGAACCCATGGACCGTATTTTTGCATGAGAAGGCCTGAAATAACAGGTCCAGTGATTCCACCAGCAGTTGAACCAAACGTCAGCCAAAGGAAGTGCTTCGCTCTGTTGTTCTAATCAGCACAGCTATTGAGTTGAGTCCAGAGTATGTATTACTTACTTGTCCTGCTCAGTGCTCACATCGGCTGCAACCGCATAGAGAGTATTCAGCATGACGGGGATGCCACCTCCGAAAATCTGAAACACGCATCCCCAGAGGAGGATATACGGATTCTCACGCAGCGCATCCTGGCTCGACTTGAGAGCCGTGGGGCCAAAGAGGAAGCTCACTGCGACGCCAGAGTATGAAAGGAGCAGCGTTGGTTTCCGGCCAATCTTGTCAGACATCATTCCATAGGGAAAGGCAACCATGAGGCCTAGGTTGTAGTTAGATGCCGAAGCCGCAGACTTTTGTTGAGGGGACACTTACCGACGATGGACGATAAAAGGCTGTTCCAGCCATAAAAGTACCCCAGCCTAGCCTGCacctcatcaaccttgcacttcatctcatcaatgaTCTCCGAAGACGTGTCCTGGTAATGAACATGGCATATCATATCCTCCAGAATACGCGCAAAGGGTAAAAACAAGAGCATGCCGCTCAGGACGACGGAGAACTTGATGAGGGCGACTAGTATGACGATGCGCCGCGGCGAATGGATGCCCCATCGCGAGAACCGATAGTTAGGGGTCGGCTCCGTGTGGGAA encodes:
- a CDS encoding MFS domain-containing protein yields the protein MPPYQTPAVELEPEPEYAPDVPLLDLESPGLHDDAASDVSSLHSHTEPTPNYRFSRWGIHSPRRIVILVALIKFSVVLSGMLLFLPFARILEDMICHVHYQDTSSEIIDEMKCKVDEVQARLGYFYGWNSLLSSIVGLMVAFPYGMMSDKIGRKPTLLLSYSGVAVSFLFGPTALKSSQDALRENPYILLWGCVFQIFGGGIPVMLNTLYAVAADVSTEQDKAKHFLWLTFGSTAGGITGPVISGLLMQKYGPWVPIYLVMTTVPVVLVTLVLLPETLTVNLKNQKAQAERATPTTFKEHMTHGLNELIRSLNMLKNLSVVMILVTFFIQNARFAAYMTIMGQYISKHFGWKLAEVSILLSPLGILNLIILGGLPKVADILVSPRFRMTPFGKDLFLTRVSTGILAFAAFFQGMSHNIVLFLFGLFLGTFGAADSPLARATVTHYVPPEFTSRLYALIGMIEVIGSFIAGPVLAWCFDQGLKRKGFWMGLPWYYIGFLCTLAWVALLFVKPPRKHSREDPGDIDEDDAEDYMPDAPLRLQ